A DNA window from Paraburkholderia sp. IMGN_8 contains the following coding sequences:
- a CDS encoding porin: MDKKSRRVEAVLCGVAIATSVPAFAQSSVTLYGIVDNGIAYQSNSTSLGSTSGGKSVVKMTPGVWAGSRFGLKGAEDLGGNTKAIFQLESGLNSATGAQQYANAMFGRQAWVGVTNPAYGTFTAGRQYASYYQLLSPYSPTTWITGFYGAHPGDIDGLDTIYRANNTLEYTSPKLHGLTVSGSYSLGGVAGSVNQGSTWAAAVQYAMGPVGFAVGFSRINNSTSGGGAWGADSTTTNGGSQIGVSALTNGYQTAQAQQRFAVGAGYTFNSAWDVTATYSNVQYIPGSGSKFHDTAIFNTGGAVLHWKPLTTWDFGAGYSYTRATRANGIQSNAQYQQFNLSEYYALSKRTGLYALEAYQRANGKTLGTNGAGQIINATATIGDGFNSTPSSSASQFAFGVGIVHRF; this comes from the coding sequence ATGGATAAGAAGAGCAGACGAGTAGAGGCAGTGCTGTGTGGGGTAGCGATTGCGACCTCGGTGCCGGCCTTCGCTCAAAGCAGCGTCACGTTGTACGGTATTGTCGACAATGGCATTGCCTATCAAAGCAATTCGACGAGCCTCGGTTCCACGAGCGGCGGGAAATCGGTCGTCAAGATGACACCCGGCGTGTGGGCGGGCAGCCGCTTCGGCTTGAAGGGCGCCGAAGACCTGGGCGGAAACACGAAAGCGATCTTCCAGCTCGAGTCAGGTCTCAATTCGGCAACGGGCGCCCAGCAATATGCCAACGCGATGTTTGGACGCCAGGCGTGGGTCGGCGTGACTAACCCGGCGTACGGGACGTTTACCGCGGGCCGGCAATACGCGTCGTACTACCAGCTGCTGTCGCCCTACAGTCCGACGACATGGATCACGGGTTTCTATGGCGCGCACCCTGGCGATATCGACGGCCTCGACACCATCTACCGGGCGAATAACACGCTGGAATATACGTCGCCGAAGCTCCATGGCCTGACGGTCAGCGGCTCGTATTCGTTGGGCGGTGTCGCTGGCAGCGTGAACCAGGGGTCGACCTGGGCGGCGGCTGTGCAGTATGCGATGGGTCCGGTTGGTTTCGCTGTCGGCTTTTCGCGGATCAACAACTCGACGTCGGGTGGCGGCGCGTGGGGTGCGGATTCGACGACCACGAACGGCGGCAGCCAGATCGGTGTGTCCGCGCTGACGAACGGCTATCAGACCGCGCAGGCGCAGCAGCGCTTCGCGGTAGGTGCCGGTTATACCTTCAACAGCGCGTGGGACGTCACGGCGACCTACTCGAACGTTCAGTACATTCCGGGTAGCGGCTCGAAATTCCACGACACGGCGATCTTCAACACCGGCGGTGCCGTACTGCACTGGAAGCCGCTCACCACCTGGGATTTCGGCGCGGGCTATAGCTATACGCGCGCCACGCGCGCGAACGGCATCCAGAGTAACGCTCAATACCAGCAGTTCAATCTCTCCGAGTACTACGCCTTGTCCAAGCGCACGGGCCTTTATGCATTGGAGGCTTATCAGAGGGCGAACGGCAAGACGCTGGGAACGAACGGCGCTGGGCAAATCATCAACGCGACGGCGACAATCGGCGATGGTTTCAATTCGACGCCATCGTCGTCAGCCAGCCAGTTTGCGTTCGGCGTGGGTATCGTTCACCGGTTCTGA
- a CDS encoding acyltransferase family protein produces MAITLNLSASANLNKSLKIDAIRFLAAVWVLMYHFRPPLFKELLPHRLAFLGGALWSGSTALFAGPAAVIVFFVISGYCIHNAYQKDVTLKPINYYASRFIRIGLPLVILLCLVQPLPTGQNYLESVLWSLYCEMVYYAIYPVLRPRFRYIGEMIIGSTIAAGVMVAVVRLFGHPVCHSCVYETYRIPGTALLYAAGWIFGCLIAETQRNAEQFHIRGAYSPLTMMIKRGLDRTTHSLANHLVALRVAVVAAGAAVMILLSESNLKPAIVPLITPDITLPLFQFLAAIWIAAETATPSKAGIWSRLAAFGAWSYSLYLCHKMALALLEMTGFDDTSRFAWFVQVALAFAISYAFYRMIERPSHLISQRLRKYTPPDAPAAPAA; encoded by the coding sequence ATGGCGATCACCTTGAATCTGTCAGCGTCCGCAAATCTGAACAAGTCGTTAAAGATAGACGCCATTCGATTCCTCGCGGCGGTCTGGGTGCTGATGTATCACTTTCGTCCGCCCCTGTTCAAAGAACTTCTGCCACACCGGCTCGCCTTCCTGGGCGGCGCATTGTGGTCAGGGTCGACCGCGCTGTTTGCGGGTCCCGCCGCCGTCATCGTGTTCTTTGTCATTTCCGGCTACTGCATCCATAACGCTTATCAGAAGGATGTCACGCTCAAGCCGATCAACTATTACGCGTCCAGATTCATCCGCATCGGATTACCGCTGGTTATCCTGCTGTGCCTCGTCCAACCTTTACCGACGGGGCAAAATTATCTGGAGTCCGTGCTTTGGTCGCTCTACTGCGAGATGGTGTACTACGCCATTTACCCAGTCTTGCGCCCGCGGTTTCGCTACATCGGCGAAATGATCATTGGCAGCACGATTGCGGCCGGTGTGATGGTGGCAGTGGTTCGTCTGTTTGGGCACCCCGTTTGCCACAGCTGCGTTTATGAAACGTATCGAATTCCGGGTACGGCTTTACTGTATGCGGCTGGTTGGATTTTTGGCTGCCTGATCGCGGAAACCCAGCGCAATGCGGAGCAGTTCCACATACGCGGCGCGTATTCGCCGCTCACCATGATGATCAAGCGCGGCCTCGACCGGACCACTCATTCCCTGGCAAACCATCTGGTTGCACTGAGAGTGGCGGTTGTCGCGGCCGGGGCGGCAGTGATGATTTTGTTATCCGAATCGAATCTCAAGCCGGCAATCGTGCCGCTGATCACGCCCGATATCACGCTGCCGCTATTTCAGTTTCTTGCGGCAATCTGGATCGCAGCGGAGACAGCCACGCCTTCCAAAGCCGGCATCTGGTCCAGACTGGCAGCTTTCGGCGCGTGGTCCTATAGCCTCTATCTTTGCCACAAGATGGCGCTTGCACTGCTGGAAATGACTGGCTTCGACGACACATCCCGCTTCGCATGGTTCGTCCAGGTGGCGTTGGCGTTCGCGATCAGCTATGCGTTCTACCGGATGATCGAACGGCCTTCGCATCTGATTTCCCAGCGGCTACGGAAGTACACGCCCCCGGACGCGCCGGCTGCACCGGCGGCTTGA
- a CDS encoding zinc-binding dehydrogenase has product MKAIVRKRFGGPEVLDIVERPLPAVKPGCVLIRVRAFGLNRAELYMRRGLWGEVAEVSGIECVGSVVSDASGILREGQTVVALMGGMGRTIDGSYAEYVVAPATNVVAVETTLDWERLAALPEAYAVAWTCLHRNLEISAGQRLVVRGGTSGLGLAAIDIGCRLGAEVIATTRRPEGEALLRSRGAAHVVTAAGEFAGELLTAPGWPGGKADVVLDLIGNSTVLDSMRATRRGGRVCLAGFLGGLAPLVDFNPLGQMPSGVQMSFFGSFNFGAPDFPLSDVPMQQIVDFEASGLYQGRAAHVFGFSEVPIAHELMERNAAAGKCVVVV; this is encoded by the coding sequence ATGAAGGCAATCGTGAGGAAGCGGTTTGGCGGTCCCGAAGTGCTCGACATTGTCGAGAGACCGCTGCCAGCCGTAAAACCAGGCTGCGTGCTGATTCGCGTTCGCGCATTTGGCCTGAACCGGGCCGAACTCTATATGCGGCGCGGGTTGTGGGGAGAGGTGGCGGAAGTAAGCGGCATCGAATGTGTTGGGTCAGTGGTGTCGGATGCGAGCGGGATCCTGCGCGAGGGCCAGACCGTTGTGGCGCTGATGGGCGGGATGGGACGAACGATCGATGGCAGCTATGCAGAATACGTCGTCGCACCTGCAACCAATGTCGTGGCCGTTGAAACCACACTCGACTGGGAACGTCTCGCTGCCCTGCCGGAAGCCTATGCGGTCGCCTGGACGTGCCTTCACCGAAACCTCGAAATTAGTGCCGGGCAGCGACTCGTGGTGCGCGGGGGGACGTCGGGCCTTGGGCTGGCCGCCATCGATATCGGCTGCCGACTCGGCGCGGAGGTGATTGCAACCACCCGCCGGCCAGAGGGCGAAGCTTTGCTGCGCTCGCGTGGGGCCGCACATGTCGTGACGGCTGCGGGTGAGTTCGCGGGCGAGTTACTGACGGCGCCAGGCTGGCCAGGCGGCAAGGCCGACGTGGTGCTGGACCTCATCGGAAACAGCACCGTTCTCGACTCGATGCGCGCCACACGTCGGGGCGGTCGCGTGTGCCTGGCCGGATTTCTCGGGGGGCTCGCGCCGCTCGTCGACTTCAATCCGCTCGGCCAGATGCCAAGCGGCGTTCAGATGAGTTTTTTCGGCAGCTTCAACTTCGGGGCTCCCGACTTTCCGCTATCGGATGTGCCAATGCAACAGATCGTGGACTTCGAGGCGAGCGGTCTATATCAAGGTCGGGCCGCACATGTATTCGGCTTTTCCGAGGTCCCGATCGCCCACGAATTGATGGAGCGCAACGCGGCCGCTGGGAAGTGTGTCGTGGTCGTCTAA
- a CDS encoding LysR family transcriptional regulator — MNEPTLLQLQCFEALVAEGSFAAAAVRLNRTHPTVHAAVSALEAQVGMVLLDRAGYRVSLTADGAAYHARVAQFLRQYENLRREAAQLAAGQEAELRVAVGDLCPLPETLGTLKRFFDTSSGTRLTLLFEAISGPWERLQNGDCDLIFHHLDKPSPAIEAVELFEVKLVPVAAPGFLKQPPHESLTPDDLRPYVQCIIRDTSKQPSEANYYLIEGAATCTVPDQLMKRELIVQGLAWGHMPYHLVARDLEDHRLVSLEGRHLQGATLKHYAARLRDAAHGPIAQRLWSQLLEQGTR, encoded by the coding sequence ATGAACGAGCCCACGCTCTTACAGTTGCAGTGCTTTGAGGCGCTGGTTGCCGAAGGCAGCTTTGCCGCGGCCGCAGTGCGTTTGAACCGGACGCATCCAACGGTCCATGCGGCTGTGAGTGCGCTTGAAGCTCAAGTGGGAATGGTCCTGCTCGACCGGGCGGGGTACCGTGTCTCGCTCACCGCGGACGGCGCGGCGTATCACGCGCGCGTCGCGCAGTTTCTTCGTCAATATGAAAATCTCCGGCGCGAAGCGGCTCAGCTCGCAGCCGGACAGGAGGCGGAGTTACGCGTCGCCGTGGGTGACCTGTGTCCATTGCCGGAGACACTGGGCACGCTCAAACGGTTCTTTGACACGAGTAGCGGCACGCGCCTGACGCTTCTGTTCGAGGCGATTAGCGGTCCTTGGGAGCGGCTGCAAAACGGCGATTGCGACCTGATCTTCCATCACCTCGACAAACCGTCGCCAGCGATCGAAGCCGTCGAACTCTTCGAGGTAAAGCTCGTGCCGGTCGCCGCACCGGGGTTTCTCAAGCAGCCCCCTCACGAATCGCTCACGCCTGATGACTTGAGGCCCTACGTTCAATGCATCATTCGCGACACAAGCAAACAGCCCTCGGAGGCCAATTACTATCTGATCGAGGGCGCGGCAACCTGTACCGTGCCTGACCAGTTGATGAAGCGTGAGCTGATTGTGCAAGGGCTTGCGTGGGGCCACATGCCTTATCACCTTGTTGCTCGCGACCTCGAGGACCATCGGCTGGTGTCGCTGGAAGGGCGGCACCTGCAAGGCGCGACGCTTAAGCACTACGCGGCGCGGCTTCGAGATGCCGCGCACGGCCCAATTGCGCAGCGTCTTTGGAGTCAGTTGCTGGAGCAGGGTACACGTTGA